From the genome of Fusobacterium simiae, one region includes:
- the rsmD gene encoding 16S rRNA (guanine(966)-N(2))-methyltransferase RsmD, translating into MRIIAGEAKNRIIKTRKGFDTRPTLESVKESLFSIIAPYIEDSIFLDLFSGSGSISLEAISRGAKRAVMIEKDGEALKYIIENIDNLGFTDRCRAYKNDVIRAIEILGRKNEKFDIIFMDPPYQDNVTKKVLKAIDKANILAENGLIICEHHLLEDLEDNIASFRKTDERKYNKKILTFYTK; encoded by the coding sequence ATGAGAATAATAGCAGGGGAAGCTAAAAATAGAATAATTAAAACAAGAAAAGGTTTTGACACTAGACCTACTCTTGAAAGTGTAAAAGAATCTCTTTTTTCAATAATAGCTCCTTATATTGAAGATAGTATTTTCCTTGACTTATTTAGTGGAAGTGGAAGTATTTCACTTGAAGCTATAAGTAGAGGTGCTAAAAGGGCAGTAATGATTGAAAAAGATGGGGAGGCATTAAAATATATTATTGAAAATATTGATAATTTAGGTTTTACTGATAGATGTAGAGCTTATAAAAATGATGTTATCAGAGCAATAGAAATATTAGGTAGAAAGAATGAAAAGTTTGATATAATTTTTATGGATCCTCCATATCAGGATAATGTTACTAAAAAAGTTTTAAAGGCAATAGATAAGGCAAATATTTTAGCAGAAAATGGACTTATTATCTGTGAACATCATTTACTTGAGGATTTAGAAGATAATATCGCTTCATTTAGGAAAACAGATGAGAGAAAATATAATAAAAAAATATTAACATTTTATACAAAATAA
- the queA gene encoding tRNA preQ1(34) S-adenosylmethionine ribosyltransferase-isomerase QueA, which produces MSTYLSDYDYFLPEELIGQKPREPRDSAKLMLIDRKNGSIEHKHFHNIIDYLQKGDVLVRNATKVIPARIFGHKDTGGVLEILLIKRISLDTWECLLKPAKKLKLGQKLYIGENKELIAELIEIKEDGNRILKFYHEGSFEEILDKLGSMPLPPYITRKLENKDRYQTVYAQKGESVAAPTAGLHFTEELLKKISDKGIEIVDIFLEVGLGTFRPVQTENVLEHKMHEESFEISEKAAKIINEAKIEGRRVISVGTTATRALESSVDENGKLIAQKKDTGIFIYPGYKFKIVDALITNFHLPKSTLLMLVSAFYDREKMLEVYNLAVKEKYHFFSFGDSMFIY; this is translated from the coding sequence ATGTCGACTTATCTGAGTGATTATGATTATTTTTTACCTGAGGAACTTATAGGGCAAAAGCCAAGAGAACCAAGAGATTCTGCAAAACTTATGCTAATTGATAGAAAAAATGGCAGTATAGAACATAAACATTTCCATAATATAATTGATTATTTACAAAAAGGAGATGTTTTAGTTAGAAATGCAACAAAAGTTATTCCAGCAAGAATTTTTGGACATAAGGATACAGGTGGAGTATTAGAAATACTTTTAATTAAAAGAATTTCCTTAGATACTTGGGAATGTCTATTAAAACCTGCTAAAAAATTGAAACTTGGACAAAAATTATATATAGGAGAAAATAAAGAACTAATAGCTGAGCTTATAGAAATAAAAGAAGACGGTAATAGGATTTTAAAATTTTATCATGAAGGAAGTTTTGAAGAAATTTTAGATAAACTAGGCTCTATGCCATTACCTCCATATATAACAAGAAAATTAGAAAATAAAGATAGATATCAAACTGTTTATGCACAAAAAGGAGAATCGGTTGCAGCTCCAACAGCAGGACTACATTTTACAGAGGAGTTATTAAAAAAGATTTCAGATAAAGGTATAGAAATAGTGGATATTTTTTTAGAAGTTGGTTTAGGGACTTTTAGACCTGTTCAAACAGAAAATGTTTTAGAACATAAAATGCACGAAGAAAGTTTTGAGATTTCAGAAAAAGCTGCTAAAATAATAAATGAAGCTAAGATAGAAGGAAGAAGAGTAATATCAGTAGGAACAACAGCTACAAGAGCATTAGAATCTTCTGTTGATGAAAATGGAAAATTGATTGCACAAAAAAAAGATACAGGAATTTTTATTTATCCTGGATATAAATTTAAAATTGTAGATGCTTTAATAACAAACTTTCATCTTCCTAAATCTACACTTTTAATGTTGGTTTCAGCATTTTATGATAGAGAAAAAATGCTTGAAGTATATAATTTAGCAGTTAAAGAAAAATATCATTTTTTTAGCTTTGGAGACAGTATGTTTATTTATTAA
- the prfA gene encoding peptide chain release factor 1: MFDKLEEVVARYDELNKMLVSPEVLADSKKMIECNKAINEITEIVEKYKEYKKYTNDIEFIKESFKTEKDPDMKEMLNEELKEAEEKLPNLEEELKILLLPKDKNDDKNVIVEIRAGAGGDEAALFAADLFRMYSRYAERKKWKIEIIEEQDGELGGIKEIAFTIIGLGAYSRLKFESGVHRVQRVPKTEASGRIHTSTATVAVLPEVEDVQEVTVDPKDLKIDTYRSGGAGGQHVNMTDSAVRITHLPTGIVVQCQDERSQLKNREKAMKHLLTKLYEMEQEKQRSEVESERRLQVGTGDRAEKIRTYNFPDGRITDHRIKLTVHQLESFLDGDIDEMIDALITFHQAELLSASEQ; this comes from the coding sequence ATGTTTGACAAATTAGAAGAAGTTGTTGCTAGATATGATGAACTTAACAAAATGTTAGTTAGTCCAGAAGTCTTAGCGGACTCTAAGAAAATGATAGAGTGTAATAAAGCCATAAATGAAATAACAGAAATTGTTGAAAAATATAAAGAATACAAAAAATATACAAATGATATTGAATTTATCAAAGAAAGTTTTAAGACAGAAAAAGATCCTGATATGAAAGAAATGCTTAATGAAGAATTGAAAGAAGCAGAGGAAAAATTACCCAACCTTGAAGAAGAATTAAAAATCTTGTTACTACCAAAAGATAAAAATGATGATAAAAATGTTATTGTGGAAATAAGAGCTGGAGCTGGAGGAGATGAAGCAGCTCTATTTGCAGCAGATTTATTTAGAATGTATTCAAGATATGCTGAAAGAAAAAAATGGAAAATTGAAATTATAGAAGAACAAGATGGGGAGCTTGGGGGAATAAAGGAAATTGCCTTTACTATAATTGGTTTAGGTGCATACTCAAGGTTAAAATTTGAATCAGGAGTTCATAGAGTACAAAGAGTTCCAAAAACAGAAGCCTCTGGAAGAATACATACTTCAACAGCAACTGTTGCAGTTTTACCAGAAGTTGAAGATGTACAAGAAGTTACAGTTGATCCTAAGGATTTAAAAATAGATACATATAGATCTGGTGGAGCAGGTGGACAACATGTTAACATGACTGACTCCGCTGTAAGAATTACTCATTTACCTACTGGAATTGTAGTTCAATGCCAAGATGAAAGATCTCAATTAAAAAATAGAGAAAAAGCTATGAAACACTTGCTTACTAAACTTTATGAAATGGAACAAGAAAAACAAAGAAGTGAAGTTGAGTCAGAAAGAAGATTACAAGTAGGAACAGGAGACAGAGCAGAAAAAATCAGAACATATAACTTCCCAGATGGAAGAATTACAGATCATAGAATAAAACTTACAGTACATCAATTAGAATCATTTTTAGACGGGGATATAGATGAAATGATTGATGCACTTATAACTTTCCATCAAGCAGAACTTTTATCTGCTTCGGAGCAATAA
- the prmC gene encoding peptide chain release factor N(5)-glutamine methyltransferase — protein sequence MNLVEILKFAEEYLKKYSFSKPRLEAEKLVSYVLNLDRIALYIHYERELSEDEKISIKQYLKKMVGENKTFDELKEEKKNFKEENLDIFNKSVEYLKKNGVPNPTLDAEYIFSDVLKVSKNTLKYSMSREIKEEDKNKIREMLVLRAKKRKPLQYILGEWEFYGLPFKVNEGVLIPRADTEILVEKCIQLMREVEEANILDIGTGSGAISIAIANELKSSSVTGIDINEKAIELANENKSLNKLENVNFILSNLFEKLDKDFKYDLIVSNPPYISKEEYETLMLEIKNYEPQNALTDLGDGLYFYREISKLAGEYLKDTGYLAYEIGYIQAKDVSKILQDNNFAILSVIKDYGGNDRVVIAKKMEKVDDEDVDLSE from the coding sequence ATGAACTTAGTAGAAATATTAAAATTTGCTGAAGAGTATTTGAAAAAATACTCTTTTTCAAAACCCCGTTTAGAAGCAGAAAAATTAGTTTCTTATGTTTTAAATCTTGATAGAATAGCTCTTTATATTCATTATGAAAGAGAATTATCAGAAGATGAAAAAATTTCAATAAAACAATATTTAAAAAAAATGGTTGGAGAAAATAAAACTTTTGATGAGCTAAAAGAAGAAAAGAAAAATTTTAAAGAAGAAAACTTAGATATTTTTAATAAATCTGTTGAGTATCTTAAAAAAAATGGAGTTCCAAATCCTACATTAGATGCTGAATACATATTTTCAGATGTTTTAAAAGTGAGTAAAAATACTTTAAAATACAGTATGTCAAGAGAAATTAAAGAAGAAGATAAGAATAAAATTAGAGAAATGTTAGTTTTGAGAGCTAAAAAGAGGAAACCACTTCAATACATTTTAGGAGAATGGGAATTTTATGGATTACCATTTAAGGTAAATGAAGGAGTATTAATTCCAAGGGCTGATACAGAAATTTTGGTTGAAAAATGTATTCAACTTATGAGAGAAGTTGAAGAAGCTAATATTTTAGATATAGGCACAGGTAGTGGAGCTATATCCATAGCTATTGCTAATGAATTAAAATCAAGTTCTGTAACAGGAATAGATATAAATGAAAAAGCTATTGAACTTGCAAATGAAAATAAAAGTTTAAATAAATTAGAAAATGTTAATTTTATATTATCTAATTTATTTGAAAAACTTGATAAAGATTTTAAATATGATTTAATAGTTTCAAATCCTCCATATATAAGCAAAGAAGAGTATGAAACTCTTATGCTAGAAATAAAAAATTATGAACCTCAAAATGCTTTAACAGATTTAGGAGATGGTTTATATTTTTATAGAGAAATATCAAAATTAGCAGGAGAATATTTAAAAGACACAGGTTATTTAGCTTATGAAATAGGATATATTCAAGCAAAAGATGTTTCAAAAATTTTACAAGATAATAATTTTGCTATTCTATCTGTTATAAAAGATTATGGTGGAAATGATAGAGTAGTGATTGCTAAAAAAATGGAAAAGGTTGATGATGAAGATGTCGACTTATCTGAGTGA